The following are encoded together in the uncultured Sphaerochaeta sp. genome:
- the ilvA gene encoding threonine ammonia-lyase, biosynthetic, translating into MSPIIVDDVVKHILTSKVYDVAVETPLAYAPRLSKEKACSVYLKREDLQSVHSFKLRGAYNKIAHLSSEEKSRGVIAASAGNHAQGVALSAQRLGIDALIIMPKTTPTIKVDAVKGFGATIELYGDSYSETYEYCRKRVVETGRTFIHPFDDPLVIAGQGTIGKEIMEQLSEVTHIFVGVGGGGLISGIASYVKALRPHVQIISVEPQDSNCLAASISSGQRVVLPHVGIFADGVAVKQVGALPFSFASRLVDDFITVSTDQICYAMKGAFEETRSILEPAGALALAGLQQYDLPSDAHAVAICSGANITFEKLQQVAERTLLGSGKEALLSVKMPEKPGALHAFCREVVKDRGITEFSYRLQRRTMAHVLVGLTVAGSEDKQSLLEHIKDSGFACTDFSDNDIAKEHLRHMIGGEATEAEHQVFYQIEFPERTNALGDFLSALDNRWNICLFHYRNAASDTGNVLIGFETKTQEALEQALSEAGYTWSCVSEDLVVRTYLGDS; encoded by the coding sequence ATGAGTCCAATAATCGTTGATGATGTGGTAAAACATATTCTTACCAGCAAGGTATATGATGTTGCAGTTGAAACTCCACTCGCCTATGCTCCTCGTTTAAGCAAGGAGAAAGCCTGTTCTGTATACCTGAAACGAGAGGACCTGCAGAGTGTCCATAGCTTCAAACTCAGGGGAGCCTACAATAAGATTGCCCATCTAAGCAGTGAGGAGAAGAGCCGGGGAGTCATTGCCGCAAGTGCGGGTAATCACGCACAGGGGGTTGCGCTCTCCGCTCAAAGGCTTGGTATTGATGCTCTGATCATCATGCCCAAGACTACACCCACCATCAAGGTTGATGCGGTTAAGGGGTTTGGGGCGACGATTGAACTGTATGGTGATAGTTACTCCGAGACTTATGAGTACTGCAGAAAGCGGGTCGTAGAAACAGGGAGGACCTTTATCCATCCCTTTGATGACCCTCTTGTCATTGCTGGCCAGGGGACGATTGGCAAGGAGATCATGGAACAGCTCAGTGAGGTTACCCATATATTTGTAGGAGTAGGGGGAGGTGGCCTTATCAGTGGGATTGCAAGCTATGTGAAAGCACTCAGGCCACATGTGCAGATCATCAGCGTGGAACCGCAGGACAGCAACTGTCTCGCTGCGAGTATTTCCAGTGGGCAAAGGGTGGTCCTTCCACATGTTGGTATCTTTGCCGATGGAGTTGCCGTCAAACAGGTTGGAGCACTTCCCTTTTCCTTCGCTTCGCGTCTTGTTGATGATTTCATTACTGTTTCCACCGACCAGATTTGCTATGCCATGAAAGGTGCTTTTGAAGAAACAAGAAGTATCCTGGAACCTGCAGGCGCCTTGGCCCTTGCAGGGCTTCAACAGTATGACCTTCCTTCCGATGCCCATGCGGTAGCAATCTGCTCAGGAGCGAATATAACCTTTGAGAAACTTCAGCAGGTAGCAGAGAGGACACTCCTCGGGTCTGGAAAGGAAGCTTTGCTCTCTGTAAAGATGCCTGAAAAGCCGGGAGCCCTGCATGCCTTTTGTAGGGAAGTGGTCAAGGATCGAGGTATTACAGAGTTCTCGTATCGATTGCAACGCCGAACGATGGCACATGTGCTGGTCGGGCTGACTGTTGCAGGAAGCGAGGATAAGCAGTCTCTGCTTGAGCATATCAAGGATTCCGGCTTTGCCTGTACTGATTTCTCTGATAATGACATTGCCAAGGAGCATCTCCGTCATATGATTGGAGGGGAGGCCACGGAAGCTGAACACCAGGTCTTCTATCAGATTGAGTTTCCAGAGAGAACCAATGCACTGGGAGACTTCCTGAGCGCTCTGGATAACCGATGGAATATCTGTCTTTTTCACTACCGAAATGCTGCAAGTGATACAGGAAATGTCCTCATTGGATTTGAGACCAAAACGCAAGAAGCATTGGAACAAGCCTTGAGTGAGGCAGGATATACTTGGTCTTGTGTTTCCGAAGATCTGGTTGTGAGGACATATCTCGGGGACTCCTGA
- a CDS encoding autorepressor SdpR family transcription factor, with protein MGFSETMKAIADPQRREMLSLVKKQRLSAGEIATQFPNLSAATVSYHLSLLKKASLITETKYKNFIYYELNASVFEEIMLWCAQFTGGIDEKP; from the coding sequence ATGGGGTTTTCAGAAACCATGAAAGCGATAGCCGATCCTCAACGCAGGGAGATGCTCTCACTTGTCAAGAAACAACGCCTAAGTGCAGGCGAGATTGCTACGCAGTTTCCCAACCTCTCTGCAGCCACTGTCTCCTACCACCTCTCCTTGTTGAAAAAAGCTTCCCTGATTACAGAAACGAAATACAAGAACTTCATTTACTATGAACTCAATGCCTCTGTATTTGAGGAAATCATGCTTTGGTGTGCCCAGTTTACCGGAGGTATCGATGAAAAACCGTAA
- a CDS encoding DUF1648 domain-containing protein, which yields MKNRNHLIDRTLIVTTIICLVPILFSIAVYQRLPDQVPIHFNAEGQPDSYASKAFGAFGMPLLLALLNIFVQLGVKTDPKRDTSSKLYHIARWTIAMLTLFIVPFSLLIALGQPFQAEKVVPLAVSVLLLVVGNYLPKIKQNYTIGIKLPWTLADEENWKKTHRLAGWIWTFFSLLFILVILLDFYVVWIFFGGIMVMVIFPWAYSFLLAQRQQTSDTD from the coding sequence ATGAAAAACCGTAACCATCTCATTGACAGAACCCTCATAGTTACGACCATTATCTGCTTGGTTCCGATTCTCTTCTCGATTGCTGTCTACCAACGTTTGCCTGACCAGGTTCCCATCCACTTCAATGCAGAGGGGCAGCCCGATAGTTATGCGAGCAAGGCTTTCGGTGCCTTCGGTATGCCATTGTTGTTGGCACTACTCAATATATTTGTACAGCTGGGAGTGAAGACCGACCCAAAGCGAGATACCTCCAGCAAGCTCTATCATATAGCACGATGGACTATTGCTATGCTGACGCTCTTCATTGTTCCCTTCTCTCTCCTTATCGCACTTGGACAACCTTTCCAGGCAGAAAAGGTTGTGCCTTTGGCAGTAAGTGTCTTGCTTCTGGTGGTAGGAAACTATCTACCCAAGATCAAACAGAACTACACCATTGGAATAAAGTTGCCATGGACGTTGGCTGACGAGGAGAATTGGAAGAAGACCCATCGTCTTGCCGGCTGGATCTGGACATTTTTCAGCCTGCTCTTCATTCTGGTCATACTCCTCGATTTCTATGTAGTCTGGATTTTCTTTGGCGGTATCATGGTGATGGTGATTTTCCCATGGGCCTACTCGTTTCTCTTGGCACAGAGACAACAGACTAGCGATACAGACTAA